CTACGAAGCAAGCAACACCCCAACCGCAACCACGActttcaccaccaacaccacgcTTTATTCCGACGCCAACGACAACAtgtcttctcctctttggaATCCCGCTGACCGCCAGGTCCTCGACATTGGTGGCAGCAACGTTGATACGGCTTTTGCCAGTCATCTTCCCGCCGCCATTGCCGGTACGGAGTGGTTCCCGAAGGAACTCGCTTACATCAAGGGTATGGAAAAGTGGTGTGCAATTGCTAATCGCTCTTACCAGACCTCGGATGAGCTTAGTATCATCCAAATGACCGCTAAGCAGGTCGTTGATCGGCTTCCCTCGGGGACTTGTATCATTGATCTGGGGGCTGCAGACTCCTTTAAGTTTGAGCCCTATGTTCGAGAGTTTATCTCGCAGGACAAGGAGTGCACTTATGTGCCGCTCGATCTGTCTGAGGCCTCTCTCATCCGCCACATTGACAATGTCAAGAAGGTTTTTCCTACCATCAAGTGTGTCGGCCTCTGGGGATCCTTCCAGCAGGGCGACCGCTTTTTCCATCAGATTCCCCAGGGGCGACTTTTTCTGTCCCTTGGAAGCATCTTCTACAATGCCCCTGACGAAATGTGCGTAGATCGTTGCGCTGAATTCCGTCGCCATTTGGCGGGTTCTGACCGACTGATCGTTGGGCAGGACGCTCCTTCTGCTACTGAGAGCCACAGTTCCCAGTCGTCGTACCAGACAAAGGAGTACGATGCTTTCTTCGTTCGCTACCTGGAGGGTATCCAGGATCATGCTGGGATCGTGGCTGATGCGAAGTCCTCTTGGACCTACGAGTCCAACATGGACAAGTCCATGCATTTCTTCAAGGTCACCGCCCTGAAGGACATGGTCTGCGACAAGTTCGGAAACTACAAAATCTCCGCCGGTACGTCTTACAAGATGTTCCCGTCTTGGAAGCGTGGCGAGGCTGAGATCCACGAGATtaccaagaaggagggtcTCACTGTCAAGACTcttggcaaggccaagaactcCGGTATGTGCCAGTACATTATTGGCCCTCAGTAAGTTCTTTAGACTGAGTCAACCCCCCCTCACCCCCCCTTGGAGACGACGGTTTCCAATCAATCACCCCGTCATGAGCTAGATAAAGGCCGGCCGTGACAGCAAAAAATGTAAAAAGCAAAAAGAAAATGGAGGAAAACcaaaaataaaaaaaaaaccggTTGGGATAGGATATTGATGTCTAGGCACAGCCTATAGACTTTTGCGAACAACAACACAGGTGTCCGGGCCCGGACCTGTAGGATTTCCCTGCTAAAGTAAGGGATAGGTAGTTAGGTAGATAAATAAATAGGGTTATTAGACCCTTTAAAAAATGTCTTGTTCAATAAATGACCTCTGAAAATTGCAATGTGATGACCTGAAATGACTAACTGAATAAATCCGAAACTCAAGATGGTGCCTTGACTAACAATTAGATACATTTACTAACGAAATAGTCAGGAGAAGTAGAGAAATGTCTCTCCCTCCAACGTAAAGTCGGATGGGGCTCGGAGGACGAAAGATTTGGAAACTTGGCTGAGGCTGGAGGACGGACAACGGTCTGCCATCCCAAATAGCTACATGGGTTCCATCACGGAGACTGGTGTGTTCTGAGTTTGTTTTGTATTCTTGGAACACTTTTGTCATTCTGAAGAAGTGTCCAGACGAGTGCTCTGTCAAGTGAACATAGAATGAGTGAACATTTTGTTTAGCCGTAAACAAAGACCTCTCTTCCCTGCACAATGGCTCCTTTGGGACAAAGCCTCAACAACGCCCACGATGCTATCGTCTCAAACTGAAGAAAGACTCACTGGGGAAACACTCCCTGAGAAAACGCTCCCTGAGAAAACACTTCCGGAGGAAACACTCCCATACCAAAGCGACCGACACATATCCTCCAAGTAAAAAGACTCGGGCCATACAATCCTGGATAACGCATTCCTTGCCTCTGTCCAATCCGTGACCTCCGTCATGTAACTCCACTCCGCAATTAACTCGGCAAAAATTCTTTGCAGCGGAATCAAGAGACcttggtcgtcgtcgagttgCAAGTGTCTTGCCAGACTGAATGCACAGACGTAAGCCTTCCATAGCCAGAGATCCGAAGCCCTTCGATCCCTCTTTTGCGGTCGGTAGCGTTCCAAGTCTTGCTTGACGAGGTAGAGAACCCGTCTGTGCATTCGTGATTCGATGAGTTCTCCGGCGTTCCAGATGCCGAGAACTGCGTGCAGGTAAAGACCAGAGGCAGAACACATGCCTGACCATGAAGTCACCAGCCGTGatcccttctttttcttcaaACCTCCGGTTTGATCTCCAGACAGAGACTCGATGTGGCATCCTACCAAGGCGAGCAAGAGTCTGGTGACGGCACCTTCAAGCCACATATTCTGCTGAATAGCCTCGCGAGCCGAATTCCGTTTGAAGCCAGACGTCTCAGTAATTCTTGTCAAGCATTCCAACATGGGTGTACCATCAATATCCGAAAGCTTAGCATCTGGCGGTAGCTGATTAAAGAAATACGGGACCatcttcatggccttgagtCTTATGTCCAAACCTCGGAATTCGTCCTTGTGCCATGAATGCATGAGCTCCTGGACTGTGTCGGGGTCAGGTCTTTTAGGATCGGGCTTCGTGTCTGGAGGGACGCGATCATCCTCGTGTAGGATATCTCTGAGACGGCTTTTGAATCCGTAAATGAAGTTGTATGTGCTGTACTCTAGTCAGAGGTGATACATAGAACCACAAGATAGTACTTACAGAATTACGTAGCGGTTTGCTAGTTCTTCTTCTACGCTTTCGTCATCTGCATATGGAGAGTCTGGAGGCTTGTGAAAGTCCATGTATCTCATGAGGCCGTTGAGATGAGTTTCTGCTACCAAAACATTGCCAAAGGCGCACTATCATTGTCAGTACCCTGTTCATCATGGGGCAGTGCAAGTCAACTCACTTCGGTCAAACACAAAGTAGCAATGTGTCTGATACACAAATGGTACGCTGTCGGTTCCGATTGCACAAGAAGCCAATTGACCAATCGCATAGTCTCGATCTTGTGGAACAGCAGGGTGGACTCGAATATCTGCAATCGACCGGCCTTCCACCCGTAGTGGAGGCCAGCAATGAGCATTGTGTTGCGTAGCGCATCGGGGCTTTGCATAACAGAATTCAGCCTGGTCGATCAGTAACCGAACGAGTCAGTGGGGATGAATTGCCTCACAAGCCTTGGCGTTTATCTCGAGGGGTGATATCCACAGGGTCCTCGAGTTCATAGACTGCCGTTGGTCAGAGAGGCGATCGGCACTTCATTGGATGAACAGCACTCACAGTAGCTAAAGAGCTCATTCGACCTGAACGGCATATAGATCGGCTGTTGGGATAAACACGGCCCAACAGGCCGGGTCGGGCGGGGCAAGGGTACCACCGCCAACTCGGCTGCCGGAGCCCAAGGCTCCTGCTCCCCGGGTAGGTTCGTCTTTCTACGCTCCCGAAGAGGAAGGTTGGGCAGGGGATACTCGCACTGCCTATCTGCAGCGGCACAGTTCTCGCTGGAGATTCGTCAGCCTGGTTTGTTGGGTCGCACAGAAAAGGTGTGCGTGATGGCGTCTATTCGTCCCGAAGAGGAAAGATGGGGAACTGACCAGACGGGTCGACGCTCGTCACATCGCCTGTGGCGCTTCCTGCAGGTAAGACATCCTGTACGGCTACGGGTATGCTGCTTCCGGCTCCTTGACTGGGCAGCAGCGGGCTGTTGGTCGTGGTCGATTTGGGTCGGCATTTTTAATCCACAGCTGATGATTTTCGGTATGCATGGATGGGAGGATTGAAGAACAAGGACACGCCACAAGGCGAGATTCGCTGGTCTTGGTGTGATGGGTATAAGGATCCAGATATGGTGGAACTTGCCGCGGCACCCTTGCAGGTAGCTTTGGCCTGGTTTGTGTGTGTTATTGAGTGGAAGTGACTTCGGTGTATAGTGATTTGCTTTTAAAACATTCCAGTTGAACGCAGACCTAACAAGCAAGATATACCCTCAATCATCTGGGCTATTGGGATAAACCTTTGTCTTGAGTCTTTGTTCATGACCTCTGCCACTATGGGCATGTTTTATTGGGTATTGAACCATGGTGTAGCAGTAGAACTGGTTTCCACTCGTCTTGACA
This window of the Fusarium keratoplasticum isolate Fu6.1 chromosome 3, whole genome shotgun sequence genome carries:
- a CDS encoding Methyltransf-33 domain-containing protein — encoded protein: MSSPLWNPADRQVLDIGGSNVDTAFASHLPAAIAGTEWFPKELAYIKGMEKWCAIANRSYQTSDELSIIQMTAKQVVDRLPSGTCIIDLGAADSFKFEPYVREFISQDKECTYVPLDLSEASLIRHIDNVKKVFPTIKCVGLWGSFQQGDRFFHQIPQGRLFLSLGSIFYNAPDEMCVDRCAEFRRHLAGSDRLIVGQDAPSATESHSSQSSYQTKEYDAFFVRYLEGIQDHAGIVADAKSSWTYESNMDKSMHFFKVTALKDMVCDKFGNYKISAGTSYKMFPSWKRGEAEIHEITKKEGLTVKTLGKAKNSGMCQYIIGPQ
- a CDS encoding Zn(2)-C6 fungal-type domain-containing protein, giving the protein MPTQIDHDQQPAAAQSRSRKQHTRSRTGCLTCRKRHRRCDERRPVCENCAAADRQCEYPLPNLPLRERRKTNLPGEQEPWAPAAELAVVPLPRPTRPVGPCLSQQPIYMPFRSNELFSYFYELEDPVDITPRDKRQGLLNSVMQSPDALRNTMLIAGLHYGWKAGRLQIFESTLLFHKIETMRLVNWLLVQSEPTAYHLCIRHIATLCLTECAFGNVLVAETHLNGLMRYMDFHKPPDSPYADDESVEEELANRYVILTYNFIYGFKSRLRDILHEDDRVPPDTKPDPKRPDPDTVQELMHSWHKDEFRGLDIRLKAMKMVPYFFNQLPPDAKLSDIDGTPMLECLTRITETSGFKRNSAREAIQQNMWLEGAVTRLLLALVGCHIESLSGDQTGGLKKKKGSRLVTSWSGMCSASGLYLHAVLGIWNAGELIESRMHRRVLYLVKQDLERYRPQKRDRRASDLWLWKAYVCAFSLARHLQLDDDQGLLIPLQRIFAELIAEWSYMTEVTDWTEARNALSRIVWPESFYLEDMCRSLWYGSVSSGSVFSGSVFSGSVSPVSLSSV